The genome window GCAACAAGATCCTCCTGCCGCTGTCGCCGCAGCTGCACCGCCAGTCCACAGCAACACAGCGACGCGAGCGAGACGACCTGCCCGGCCGCAATCTGCGTGTGTATCTCACGTGGCTCCACCAACCCAAGCCGCGCTCTGTTGAACAGTGGCGGACGGCGTGAGGCGAGCGGCGCACCCCACCTTGCGATCGAGCGAGGGAACGTTGCGAGCCACGCCCGGGTTGCCAGGCAGCCAACCGCTTCCCTCCCCCACCCCTCGTGCCCCCATCCACCGTCATCATGAGCAGCGTCTCCTCTCGTTAGCCACTAGCCAGCCAGCCCACCCACAACCGCcgccccctccgctccgccctcTCCTCCCTTCCATCCTGGCCGTGGCCGGTCCCACCCAGCTTTCCTGAACTCCCCCATCAAATCCCCCACCCGCGTCGTGCCTGCGCCCGCCCCTGGTGCCCGATTTCGCCGTAATCCGGCTGGTTTTTCCCGTGCCCGAAATGGCGCTGTCCGCGTCGGCGGGGCGGGGGTCGCGGGCCGAGAAGGTGCGTAGGATCTTCGAGCGCTTCGACGTCAACGGGGACGGGGGGCTGGACCGGGACGAGATGGCcgcgctcgtcgtcgccgtgaACCCGCGGGTCAAGTTCAGCGAGGACCAGATCTCCGCCATCCTCGACGAGGTGTTCCGCACCTACGCCGAGTTCATACTCCCGGGGGGCAGGGGCCTCTCCCTGCCGGGACTGCTCCGCACCTACGAAGACGGCGCCGGGGACGTCGACCGCGACTTCCTCGCGCTCTCCCTGCCCGCCGTCGAGTCCGACGCGTCCTCGCCGGAGATCGCCCCGGGGGACGCCCCGCCCGCCGACCCCGGCTCCTCCCCTCCCGCCGGCACCGCGTCTCTGCTCGACGACCACGTCAAGCCGATAGGCGCCGGCGGGGCCCCGCCGTCGGCCAGCTCCCgtgccgcggcggccgcgccggcgTGGGCCACCTCGCCCAACCACGGCATCGCCTTCGACTCCTCGTGGGCGCTCCTCGACGACCTGGAGATACTCGTCAAGCGCCTCCGCTCCAAGCAGCTGCGGAAGGGCTCCATCGACGGCACCGTCGGCAACAGCAACTTCGACTCCTTTTCTGAGGCCGGCTGGTCCAGGGAGATCTCCGGCGCGGCGGATTCGGCTTCTTCGGGCGCCGCGCCATGGGACGAGACGAGCCGCGACTACCTCACCTTCGTCAAGGAGCTCGCCGTACTCCGCACGCGCGCCGACGCCTCCCGCACGCGTGAGGAGGCCTTCGACAACCACATGGTCATCGGCCGGGCCCTCTCCGAGCACCGCCTCTTCCGAGACGCGCTGGCCAGCTTCCGCCGCGCCTGTGAGCTGCAGCCCACTGACGTTCGTCCCCACTTCCGCGCGGGGAACTGCCTGTACACCCTCGGCCGCCACgcagaggccaaggaggagtACCTCCTTTCCCTTGAGGCCGCGGAGGCGGGCGGCTCCCAGTCTGCGGACATCCTCCCGCAGATCCATGTCAACCTTGGTATCGCGATGGAGGCTGAGGGGATGGTTCTTGGTGCCTGTGAGCACTACCGAGAGGCAGCCATACTGTGTCCATCTCATGCCCGGGCGCTCAAGCTTCTGGGAAGCGCTCTCTTTGGCGTTGGGGAGTACCGCGCAGCTGAGAAGGCACTGGAGGAGGCCATCTTCTTGAAGCCAGACTATGCTGATGCGCACTGTGACCTTGGGTCAGCCCTGCACGCAGTAGGGGATGATGACCGTGCAATCCAGGAGTTTCAGAAGGCAATTGATCTCAAACCCAGCCATGTTGATGCCTTATACAATCTTGGCGGATTGAACATGGATGCAGGCCGCTTTGTACGGGCTGCGGAGATGTATACTCGTGTGCTGAGCATCCGACCAAACCATTGGCGGGCACAGCTAAACAAGGCAGTGGCTTTGCTTGGGCAGGGGGAGTCCGAGGAGTCCAAGAAGGCACTCAAGGAGGCTTTTAAGATGACACAAAGGGTCGAAGTGTATGATGCAATCTCACATCTGAAGACACTGCAGAAGAAGAAGCTAAAGCCttctaaaagaaaaaatgatGGTCAAGGGGAGCAGGCTTATTTTGTTGTGGAGGCATCCAAGTTCAAGAGGGTTGGCAGGAAGACCACTTTGCGACAAGACTTGGCCAATGCCCTTGATATAAGGGCCTTTGAGAGAATGACAAAGCTAGGCCGCTGTGATGTGGAGCTTCTTAGGAAAGAGATGAATGAGACTGATGTCCCTGTATCTTACTCGGGCACTGGCATTCCTGAGAAGTCAATACGGAAAGCAGTTCTTGAGGTTATTCTCCGCAGGCTCCTCTCTTTTGTCAAGCCAGATACTTTTCAGGGTGCTATCAAGGCAATCAACGAAAGAATTCTCTCGGTCCTTGATGCCCCGGGCTCTGGTCGTGTTGATCTTGGAATGTTCTTTGCTATCATTGCTCCAATCTGCTCTGGCCCTGTGGATAGGCGCAAGCGTGTTGCCTTTGATGCTCTTCTTTGGCGTCCTGCTAGCGAAGGCGGCAATGGCCAGGTTCGGAGGAGCGATGCGCTAACTTACATTAAGCTTCTTCGTGCCGTTTATGTACCCACACCTGGAGCTAGTGACATGCTGGAAATGCATGGGGAGTCTGACCCTACCATGGTATCATACACGGAGTTTCTTGAAATGTTCAATGATTCAGATTGGGGATTTGGGATATTGAGCACATTGGTGAAGCTTGAAGAGAGTGATCACATTCGTCACGGCCGCCACACATGCTCCATCTGCCGGTATCCTATCATTGGATCACGGTTCAAGGAGACGAAACACTCGTTCAGCCTGTGTAACCGGTGCTATAGCGAAGGGAAGGTTCCATCAGCTTTCAATTTGGAGGAGTACAGGTTCAAAGAATATGGTAACGAGTCTGAGGCACTCATCGATAAGTGCATGTGCTTCAATTTACATTCCAAGAAGCTGGAGACTGATGCTTGATCATTGAAACTttgacctcaagtgctcaagcatgaACCTGTGTATTTTCTAGGTGCAAAGATGTCTAGTTAGCTCTCCCGCCCTCTTGTAAACTAAGGTGCTGTCCCTCAGTTTTCTAAATGAGTTCCGGTTACTCATAACCATAACCCTAATGTGTTAGCTATCGTTTTGTTTTAAGTGTACGGGAATGAGTACATGTGAATTCCATACACACTCTTGCCCCAATCCAATACAACCAAGGCTTTAAAGTACTGCTGATCCCTGCATATTTTTGTTTGAGACAGAACAATTTTGGGTTCCTCTTTCAGGTTTTTCTCCTTTCATCTCATACTCTAATATGTATTTTGAGTTTTGCAGGAGTAAACCAAACACTAGAGACTCTTTCATTTTTCGTTTCTAAAAGCAGTCATGGTGTTATTATTTTGCGTGACACTGGTGAGTTGACCGtggggaaaaaaaaatgaacttcGTTCTGATGGTTGTTGCCCAGTTCTGCTTCCTCCACCTGTGGTTGGTATGATGAATTGAGCTGGGTCAGAGAAAGGGCATGGATGGGTTACCCGGACTACTAGTTCGTAGCAGTCGTGCTCGCCTTAAATTTCATTCTATTTTTTGTCCAAAGCGTATTATACTCGGTATGTGCTACAATGCGCCTTAAATTTCATTGCACTAACAGAGCGTCCATGTACATGTCGAACAAGTAGTTCTTTTCCGGTAGGGACATAGAGCAAGCCCACACGGCGCAACGTTGCTCACCAAGTGAGACTAtttagtcagtgtaattaaaGTTTTCCACCCTGATTTAATTAGGGAGCCTGACAATGCCTCCTTATATGCATAATACTAACCGTTGCGATTTTTTATACGAAGTTACACATCCATGCTTTACAAATGAATACGATTATAGCCGAATATTGTTACAAATGACACTCAGAATGAGCTATGCAATTTGGCCGGATCCAGATATTTGCATAATGTGATACTATAAACATTTTACCCTCCTCATATCTATAGGAAACAATCAGTGTAATTTATTGCTTCAGCATTAAGAATCATTTAGTCACATTAAATTAAAAAGCATCCactaataaacatatgcaatcGAATATGAATACTACTCCATTGAATTTGAATAGTTAGGATAGTACATTTGAGATGGAATTGGCATTGACATCTTTATTTCCAATTCGACTAAAAATTCAATTTAGGATATTATAATAACCAGATGGATCCAGACCATATTTCTATCGTATTGAGTAGGATAGGGACAATTCATATTCTTTACATCCCCAGATGGGAACTGGGAACCTTCACAAAATGTAAGACATAGCGGGCTCAAAAGTTCATTTTTACATATATTAATCTGGTGCAGCTCTCTAGCAGCAACCAAAACGAAAGCCCAAGAGATGAACAATATTGGTCTGATAATCAAGCGTACTGATACGGATACCAAAACTGAGAGATTGAGGGTGAAAAACCCTCCCAAGTCACCGGTCTTTTCATGGGAAATTATTCATTTGAGGCCTGGTCTCAAGGGCTAGACCCTATTTGTTGTGTGACAAGTGACCTAATCAACCATAAAACTCATGGACGAACAAATGGAGTTCATTAGTGAGAAAATAAGTTAGGTAATAAAATGTTACGTATCACATCGTGAATATAGTCTAGCCCTAttttttctttccatttattgtCACCCGCACAAGTGAAAAAGACAGTGACTTATGGCCTATTTCTGGATTTCCCCAAACAAATATGCTGGTCAAAAAATTATATAGCAGCATGAAACTAATTGCACATCACATGACATTGGTAAGATACAAGGTTTACTCCTGACCAAAAAATCAATTTATTACCATGAATTAGAACTAAATCTACTCACAGGTGAAGTATACTGAACATGGTACAGAGGGGTTCTGTAAGCTTCAGGAAAAAGCTATAGAACAGGCCCTCTCAGGTCTTCTCCCATATCAAAAAAGGTGAACCAAAATTTTTGAAGGAACCTTCAAGTAAGTTGCTAGCTATACCCGTCATGTATAGGACCTGCTCCATTCTCGGTCTAGGCATATTCGATATCATAAGGCAATATAGGGAGACCAAACTTTCTTATCCTGCCCCAAGCTTGCCAAGATCAAAACAATCAATTCTGGAAAGCAGGCATAGAAAAGTATCAGCAAAGAAGTGGCACATTGCGGATGTCAAAGAATCTCCCCATCACTCATCCTCGGAATCTGCATTATAACaaaatataataatttattaattAGAACTCATGCAAATGCTTCCACTAGAGTTTCTATCCCAATTAAAGTTCACATATCATGGTACAACGACAGGGAGGTGCTCCTAAAATATGTGCCAATCCATTTGGAAGAAGGCAATCTGAAACAGGGCTTGTCACTAATATAAGGACACCCTCTACTTATTTTCCCTAAAAAAGCAAAGCTCTCTTGTTTCAAGTAGGACAtgccaaaaaggaaaaatcGTGTATATCTTGAAGGAAATGATATCCATGGTTGATGGCTGAATGTAAATGAACCACTTAAGTAATTCCACCACAGAAAAGTTTTCTTACCAGATCGAACATCATCTCCAACTTGTCCTTTATTATTCAATTGTCTCTTGATCATCAACCATATGAGTTTCCCCCAGTACATATGGAACACAAGCAATGTGAGAAGCATCGTGTTGAAAATGTAGTACAAAGTAGTCGGAAATTCATCCAGCTTCCTCAAGAAAGTGATAGAATGATAGCTGGCATTGCAAGGGCAATAACAGTAAGTTTTAAACTACAAGGtaacagaaagaaaagaaataatgaAGAGAAGTAGAAAACAAACCTAGATGTTTTGATTATCCAAAAAGGGAAGTAAATCAGGCGCAATAGGAGCCAGGAGATTGCAAAGAGACCAAAAAACACGCTAGCCCCTAGTTCCTTTTCTGTGTACTTGCACAATTTGGCAGTCTCAAGAAACACATCACTTGCATCATGCAAAGCGAGAATGATTGTCCCAATTCGGAAAAATCTGCAAGAGCACATAACTAGTTGTCTTAAAATGGTAATACAAAATCAACTATATCCTATGGAACCACAGGGTCAAAAGAAATGAGGTGGAAGGAATACTGGTAGTACCCTATGCCTAACGAAGCACTGTGGTTTTCAAACAAATAAATGTGCTAGATGACATAGCTATGCTGCAAGGGAGAAGCGCCAAATTAAGGACTGGCTACTGGAATATTCAGATCACAATGTCAATACTCGCATTTATATCTCATTGCCATTGCAACTTTCACTTTTCTAGTTTTGCATAGTTTTTTATAACCCAACTGTTTACCAATACATTGGAAGAAATGAAACCACCACACATTTTTTCTCACTCTAACTAGAAGGATTGAGTCCTCAAAAGAAAGTAAATCAAAAGTTCTGAACAATTATAAAAGTTCACTACACAATCCTTGATTCTTATGTAAGTTATGGATTAATTGATTACCCTTTTGCCTCGTAAATTCATGATGTGACCAAGTGACCCTAAATAGGTAACATCAGATCATCAGAGGAGGAAGTTGTTGTGAAGTACAAATACATCATTAAGGGCTGGAAAAAAGATTTACCCGGTCAGATATGAGACTCCAATGAGAGTAGATGTTATTACATGATGAGACATCATTACAGCAAAGTCTTTTCTGCGGGTTTCCCAAGCAACAAGAGCACCAATGCTGTAGATATAAAATCCACACTGGCACAT of Phragmites australis chromosome 3, lpPhrAust1.1, whole genome shotgun sequence contains these proteins:
- the LOC133912114 gene encoding uncharacterized TPR repeat-containing protein At2g32450-like; translation: MALSASAGRGSRAEKVRRIFERFDVNGDGGLDRDEMAALVVAVNPRVKFSEDQISAILDEVFRTYAEFILPGGRGLSLPGLLRTYEDGAGDVDRDFLALSLPAVESDASSPEIAPGDAPPADPGSSPPAGTASLLDDHVKPIGAGGAPPSASSRAAAAAPAWATSPNHGIAFDSSWALLDDLEILVKRLRSKQLRKGSIDGTVGNSNFDSFSEAGWSREISGAADSASSGAAPWDETSRDYLTFVKELAVLRTRADASRTREEAFDNHMVIGRALSEHRLFRDALASFRRACELQPTDVRPHFRAGNCLYTLGRHAEAKEEYLLSLEAAEAGGSQSADILPQIHVNLGIAMEAEGMVLGACEHYREAAILCPSHARALKLLGSALFGVGEYRAAEKALEEAIFLKPDYADAHCDLGSALHAVGDDDRAIQEFQKAIDLKPSHVDALYNLGGLNMDAGRFVRAAEMYTRVLSIRPNHWRAQLNKAVALLGQGESEESKKALKEAFKMTQRVEVYDAISHLKTLQKKKLKPSKRKNDGQGEQAYFVVEASKFKRVGRKTTLRQDLANALDIRAFERMTKLGRCDVELLRKEMNETDVPVSYSGTGIPEKSIRKAVLEVILRRLLSFVKPDTFQGAIKAINERILSVLDAPGSGRVDLGMFFAIIAPICSGPVDRRKRVAFDALLWRPASEGGNGQVRRSDALTYIKLLRAVYVPTPGASDMLEMHGESDPTMVSYTEFLEMFNDSDWGFGILSTLVKLEESDHIRHGRHTCSICRYPIIGSRFKETKHSFSLCNRCYSEGKVPSAFNLEEYRFKEYGNESEALIDKCMCFNLHSKKLETDA
- the LOC133912115 gene encoding ASC1-like protein 3; this translates as MAIRGTEVASVTLLFSLAFFCARFLLDRLVYKPLAVYFFNTKASKLMNDEARQAKIVKFSESIWKLTYYASVQAWVLLIIKQEPWSLDTMQYFDDWPNQPISSSLMLLYMCQCGFYIYSIGALVAWETRRKDFAVMMSHHVITSTLIGVSYLTGFFRIGTIILALHDASDVFLETAKLCKYTEKELGASVFFGLFAISWLLLRLIYFPFWIIKTSSYHSITFLRKLDEFPTTLYYIFNTMLLTLLVFHMYWGKLIWLMIKRQLNNKGQVGDDVRSDSEDE